One Centroberyx gerrardi isolate f3 chromosome 6, fCenGer3.hap1.cur.20231027, whole genome shotgun sequence genomic region harbors:
- the LOC139910052 gene encoding T-box transcription factor TBX1: MLPPLLSSPLLSSPLLSSGPQLSQSCELALPCCAEEGSLTCSKAPQVSGVRVQLEMCALWQQFDQLGTEMIVTKAGRRMFPTFQVRISGMDPAAEYVLLMDFIPVDDKRYRYAFHNSSWLVAGRADVAAPGRMHFHPDSPARGAQWMKQTVSFDALKLTNNLLDDNGHMILNSMHRYQPRFHVVYVDPAPNSHLHAHRNFCSFSFPETRFIAVTAYQNHRITQLKIASNPFAKGFRTTDPQDWTGGPSPPAGRAVWTAPPL, encoded by the exons atgctgcctcctctcctctcctctcctctcctctcctctcctctcctctcctcaggtcCTCAGCTGTCCCAGAGTTGTGAACTGGCCCTGCCCTGCTGTGCAGAGGAGGGGTCACTGACGTGCTCCAAAGCCCCCCAGGTCAGCGGGGTCAGAGTTCAGCTAGAGATGTGTGCACTATGGCAGCAGTTTGATCAGCTGGGTACCGAGATGATTGTTACCAAAGCTGGGAG GAGGATGTTTCCGACATTCCAGGTGCGAATCTCTGGGATGGATCCAGCTGCTGAATACGTCCTGCTGATGGACTTCATCCCCGTAGACGACAAGAGATAcag atatGCGTTCCACAACTCATCCTGGCTGGTAGCAGGGCGCGCGGACGTCGCAGCCCCAGGCAGGATGCATTTCCACCCGGACTCGCCGGCCCGCGGAGCCCAGTGGATGAAGCAGACCGTGTCCTTCGATGCTCTCAAACTCACCAACAACCTGCTGGACGACAACGGACAT ATGATCCTGAACTCCATGCATCGCTACCAGCCACGTTTCCATGTGGTGTACGTGGATCCGGCTCCCAACAGCCATTTACACGCCCACAGGAacttctgctccttctccttccctgaGACCCGCTTCATCGCCGTCACCGCCTACCAGAACCACCGG ATCACCCAGCTGAAAATTGCCAGCAACCCATTTGCTAAAGGCTTCAGGACTACAGACCCTCAGGACTG GACAGGAGGACCCAGCCCCCCTGCTGGCAGAGCCGTGTGGACTGCTCCCCCACTGTAG
- the LOC139910074 gene encoding apolipoprotein A-I, producing the protein MKFVALALALLLAVGSQAASLQADAPSQLDHIRSAVGLYLGQVKDSATKALDTLDDTEYKEYKAQLTESLDSLQTQVQSLHAMAVPYTDAFVGQIMESTTAIRTSIMTDLDSLRAEVEPKRAELKDVIEKHIAQYRAKLDPIITEYSTKHRAEMESLKAKLEPMVEELRAMVEANVEETKTALMPIVEAVRAKMTERLEGLKEMATPYVDEYKEHLNKAFAEVKEKAGTLNAEDLQGQVAPHIATLKEKISAIYETISASLNKN; encoded by the exons ATGAAATTCGTGGCTCTCGCTCTCGCCCTCCTGCTGGCCGTCG gcTCCCAGGCTGCCTCCCTTCAGGCTGATGCCCCCTCCCAGCTGGACCACATCAGGTCTGCCGTGGGTCTCTACCTCGGCCAAGTGAAGGACAGTGCCACCAAAGCCCTGGACACCCTCGATGACACCGAGTACAAGGAGTACAA ggCCCAGCTGACAGAGAGCCTGGACAGCCTGCAGACTCAGGTCCAGAGCCTCCATGCCATGGCCGTCCCTTACACTGACGCCTTCGTCGGCCAGATCATGGAGTCCACCACTGCCATCCGCACCTCCATCATGACCGACCTTGACAGCCTGCGCGCCGAAGTGGAGCCCAAGCGTGCCGAGCTGAAGGACGTCATCGAGAAGCACATCGCACAGTACCGCGCCAAGTTGGATCCCATCATCACCGAGTACTCCACCAAGCACAGGGCTGAGATGGAAAGCCTGAAGGCCAAGCTGGAGCCCATGGTGGAAGAACTGCGCGCCATGGTGGAAGCCAACGTGGAGGAGACCAAGACCGCCCTGATGCCCATCGTGGAAGCTGTGCGCGCCAAGATGACCGAGCGCCTGGAGGGCCTGAAGGAGATGGCTACCCCTTACGTGGATGAGTACAAGGAGCACCTGAACAAGGCCTTCGCCGAGGTGAAGGAGAAGGCTGGCACCCTGAACGCCGAGGATCTCCAAGGCCAGGTTGCCCCCCACATCGCCACCCTGAAGGAGAAGATCTCCGCCATCTACGAGACCATCAGCGCTTCCCTCAACAAGAACTAa